Proteins encoded in a region of the Sugiyamaella lignohabitans strain CBS 10342 chromosome B, complete sequence genome:
- the TRS20 gene encoding Trs20p (Core component of transport protein particle (TRAPP) complexes I-III; TRAPP complexes are related multimeric guanine nucleotide-exchange factors for the GTPase Ypt1p, regulating ER-Golgi traffic (TRAPPI), intra-Golgi traffic (TRAPPII), endosome-Golgi traffic (TRAPPII and III) and autophagy (TRAPPIII); mutation of conserved residues leads to defects in endocytic recycling and a block in sporulation/meiosis; mutations in the human homolog cause the spondyloepiphyseal dysplasia; GO_component: GO:0005794 - Golgi apparatus [Evidence IEA,IEA]; GO_component: GO:1990070 - TRAPPI protein complex [Evidence IDA] [PMID 11239471]; GO_component: GO:1990071 - TRAPPII protein complex [Evidence IDA] [PMID 11239471]; GO_component: GO:1990072 - TRAPPIII protein complex [Evidence IDA] [PMID 20375281]; GO_component: GO:0005783 - endoplasmic reticulum [Evidence IEA,IEA]; GO_component: GO:0005622 - intracellular [Evidence IEA]; GO_component: GO:0000407 - pre-autophagosomal structure [Evidence IEA]; GO_function: GO:0003674 - molecular_function [Evidence ND]; GO_process: GO:0006888 - ER to Golgi vesicle-mediated transport [Evidence IEA]; GO_process: GO:0006888 - ER to Golgi vesicle-mediated transport [Evidence IMP] [PMID 11239471]; GO_process: GO:0006888 - ER to Golgi vesicle-mediated transport [Evidence IGI] [PMID 9564032]; GO_process: GO:0006914 - autophagy [Evidence IEA]; GO_process: GO:0006810 - transport [Evidence IEA,IEA]; GO_process: GO:0016192 - vesicle-mediated transport [Evidence IEA]), producing the protein MASYYLAIIGTKDCPIYELEFGSYRQSGDGISKFPPEIKELSPFILHSSLDIVEDVQWTTNSLYLKSVDNFYSYMVSAFVTPGSKYTISGANLGVGPKFRLEEPAD; encoded by the coding sequence ATGGCTTCATATTACCTGGCAATCATAGGTACAAAAGATTGCCCAATTTATGAGCTTGAATTTGGCTCTTATCGCCAGAGTGGTGATGGGATTTCCAAATTCCCGCCAGAGATCAAGGAACTGAGTCCATTTATTCTCCACAGTTCCCTGGAtattgttgaagatgtcCAGTGGACTACTAATTCTCTATATTTGAAGTCAGTGGATAACTTTTATAGCTACATGGTTTCGGCCTTTGTAACCCCTGGAAGTAAGTACACTATATCAGGAGCTAATTTAGGTGTTGGCCCCAAGTTTCGGTTAGAAGAGCCTGCAGACTAA
- a CDS encoding Mitochondrial distribution and morphology protein 34 → MSFKFNWSFFNKDSLLDQTSEVFKVAMNKGIKPDIIIGDMAVDKFELGTVPPSLEILEIGDLAEDKFRGIFKLEYAGDASLSIKTQVQANPLALLNAQSCRLRGAFPKIVGAACPLELPLSIFISEFKLSAIVIIVFSMARGLTLVFQNDPLESVKVSSTFDSLPGIAEFLQQEVEARLRESLRDDIPEVLHKLSQEKLVSSNRSEGMKELMTHLQHTPHSHRYSNAFAFTNDSSPIPDLFHGSDETVNGLHDLDASHSTLSIRADSMIPDCVTRSTLASFEEDLKAKAAMEEDAQRLKYQARHKGSRRYSSTSSSTSLSELGAMSPIMDAYPRLYRDVRPKKRVIKLSKTNSTISEPSTISPSTQLESPNITASTSTHCTPASPQSPPSRSTPEMSPLHSNKGSPRERGRPKRRELSFASIRSPSPIDLDFRAVLEKQKQKENLSFTLNGASEKTLSKWAINNQHQIFAPPKYEELREDL, encoded by the coding sequence ATGTCGTTCAAATTCAACTGGTCTTTTTTTAACAAAGACTCGCTGCTCGATCAGACATCGGAAGTGTTTAAAGTAGCCATGAATAAAGGAATAAAGccagatattattattggtgATATGGCTGTTGATAAGTTCGAGCTTGGCACTGTTCCTCCAAGTCTGGAAATCCTTGAAATTGGTGATCTTGCTGAAGATAAATTTAGAGGTATTTTCAAACTGGAATATGCTGGAGATGCGTCTCTTTCGATTAAGACCCAGGTTCAGGCTAATCCCCTTGCACTGTTGAATGCGCAGTCATGTCGACTTCGTGGTGCTTTTCCAAAAattgttggtgctgcttgCCCTTTAGAACTTCCGTTgagtatatttatttccgAATTTAAGCTGTCTGCAATAGTGATTATAGTATTCTCTATGGCAAGAGGCTTGACCCTTGTATTTCAGAATGATCCTCTGGAGTCTGTTAAAGTGAGCTCAACATTTGACTCGTTGCCAGGTATTGCTGAGTTCTTGCAACAGGAGGTAGAGGCAAGGTTAAGAGAATCTTTACGAGATGATATCCCTGAAGTTCTCCATAAATTAAGTCAAGAAAAATTAGTGTCATCTAATCGTTCTGAAGGTATGAAAGAGCTTATGACGCATCTTCAACACACTCCACACTCACATCGGTATTCTAATGCTTTTGCTTTCACCAATGACTCGTCCCCAATTCCTGACTTGTTTCACGGTTCAGATGAGACGGTAAATGGGCTGCATGATCTGGATGCCAGTCATTCTACCTTGAGTATAAGAGCTGACTCCATGATTCCAGACTGTGTTACAAGATCGACGCTAGCATCCTTTGAGGAAGACCTGAAGGCAAAAGCAGCTATGGAAGAGGATGCCCAAAGATTAAAATATCAGGCAAGACACAAAGGAAGCAGAAGGTATAGTTCTACTAGCTCATCAACATCTTTAAGTGAGCTCGGTGCAATGTCGCCCATTATGGATGCTTATCCTCGACTCTATCGTGACGTGCGTCCTAAAAAGAGGGTAATCAAGCTGTCCAAGACAAATTCTACCATATCAGAACCGTCAACTATTTCACCATCAACACAATTAGAATCTCCCAATATCACAGCTTCTACCTCCACACATTGTACACCCGCATCGCCCCAATCCCCGCCATCAAGAAGCACACCTGAAATGTCCCCATTGCATAGTAACAAAGGCTCGCCACGAGAACGGGGTCGACCAAAGCGCCGCGAATTATCCTTTGCATCCATAAGGAGCCCATCGCCAATAGACCTTGACTTCAGAGCTGTCCTAGAGaaacaaaagcaaaaagagaATCTTAGTTTTACACTTAATGGAGCATCTGAGAAGACATTATCAAAGTGGGCCATAAATAATCAGCATCAAATTTTTGCACCGCCAAAATATGAAGAGTTGAGGGAAGACTTGTAA
- the SSM4 gene encoding E3 ubiquitin-protein ligase SSM4 (Ubiquitin-protein ligase involved in ER-associated protein degradation; located in the ER/nuclear envelope; ssm4 mutation suppresses mRNA instability caused by an rna14 mutation; GO_component: GO:0000837 - Doa10p ubiquitin ligase complex [Evidence IDA] [PMID 16873066]; GO_component: GO:0005783 - endoplasmic reticulum [Evidence IEA]; GO_component: GO:0005789 - endoplasmic reticulum membrane [Evidence IEA]; GO_component: GO:0030176 - integral component of endoplasmic reticulum membrane [Evidence IDA] [PMID 11641273]; GO_component: GO:0016021 - integral component of membrane [Evidence IEA]; GO_component: GO:0016021 - integral component of membrane [Evidence ISM] [PMID 12192589]; GO_component: GO:0016020 - membrane [Evidence IEA]; GO_component: GO:0005635 - nuclear envelope [Evidence IDA] [PMID 11641273]; GO_component: GO:0005637 - nuclear inner membrane [Evidence IEA]; GO_component: GO:0005637 - nuclear inner membrane [Evidence IDA] [PMID 17051211]; GO_component: GO:0005634 - nucleus [Evidence IEA]; GO_function: GO:0016874 - ligase activity [Evidence IEA]; GO_function: GO:0046872 - metal ion binding [Evidence IEA]; GO_function: GO:0004842 - ubiquitin-protein transferase activity [Evidence IDA] [PMID 11641273]; GO_function: GO:0008270 - zinc ion binding [Evidence IEA]; GO_process: GO:0030433 - ER-associated ubiquitin-dependent protein catabolic process [Evidence IMP] [PMID 11641273]; GO_process: GO:0030433 - ER-associated ubiquitin-dependent protein catabolic process [Evidence IMP] [PMID 15252059]; GO_process: GO:0016567 - protein ubiquitination [Evidence IEA]): MIVREWILLNDAFVRDLQMAGNAPVGNIANAIHNNNAQMVPQLRIPNPRIEAVRAVDENPLDIELDRLRADFGAFDAPQAERANGENVALEGRDQNVENANAIANDNANGRDGRIHRPQDFALPVNVREDDFFFGGVDDEPEDLGEVGEVEGIRDIIGLKGPIVNAFATCAAATVLSAIALACLYLLPYATGRLVVILLGESVSPILKFYKQTLESQVTWVNNIFFVFASFIDTRILASNPDFSLVKFHEAVKDLTFNLINGIPSSVNSSIMIRASITSRLLLTFLGYSISGTFLAAFISNSNLTASRTGRDMLRVLKEMGAICKVITVIGIELVLFPIFCGLLLDFSLLPLFETASIADQVNFAVKYPVISTILHWALGTCYMFIFAMFVSLCRKIMRPGVLYFVRDPNDPNFHPIKDVLDRGLMSQLAKIGLSALIYGALIVLCLGGVIYTLRYLNVEFLPVSFVSTTREHIVIMIPFCAAYFLTLPIFIRTVRNLSVMRKIWAYAFESSCSYLRLSSFILNKPVPQEQGTVHYGSIAAWFMSSKPDYSRPVTIDDIAKNGKWDGAYFVKDGGFVRAPDTDSISSKKKLNLFIPVTKDDVRLDGVEEGSESNELEKYSVVYRPPHFRIRIALLLCCIWGYGALVVMSMILIPIYTGHVMSQFLLHPIFKDMCDVFQFILGSIPLFILFYTADNWDRVKEKFLNEYNQLRQSPLASSEAASGIVHLFKLLFSILVCLVVPTAIGGILDLYISSPLYHVLSSEIVYSKSMLTKFISGVLSILLAKNVVMQHAPNSSLARSFRALSENGWIGYQNPMAATKLLLPLMSILGLAAICPPFLCWALLKIWYHDVSPETQARMYVFCYPVLVVWIALDLAIYSVRTAIKLWVTKARDDIYLVSRQLENLEH, encoded by the coding sequence ATGATTGTTAGAGAATGGATCCTTCTCAATGATGCATTTGTACGCGACCTACAAATGGCTGGAAATGCGCCCGTTGGAAACATCGCAAATGCCattcataataataatgccCAGATGGTACCTCAACTGCGGATTCCAAATCCTCGTATAGAAGCAGTCAGAGCAGTTGATGAGAACCCACTTGACATTGAGCTAGACAGACTGAGAGCTGACTTCGGAGCTTTCGACGCTCCCCAAGCTGAAAGAGCTAATGGAGAAAACGTAGCCCTTGAGGGTAGAGACCAGAATGTTGaaaatgccaatgccaTTGCCAATGATAATGCTAACGGCAGGGATGGCCGAATACATCGTCCGCAAGATTTTGCATTACCAGTGAATGTTCGTGAagatgatttcttttttggcgGAGTCGACGATGAACCTGAAGATCTGGGAGAAGTGGGTGAGGTTGAAGGTATCCGTGATATAATTGGCCTCAAGGGCCCTATTGTGAACGCCTTTGCGACGTGTGCAGCCGCAACTGTTCTTTCAGCCATTGCCTTAGCTTGTCTCTATCTTTTACCGTATGCGACAGGAAGACTTGTGGTCATACTTCTCGGTGAAAGTGTATCCCCAATATTGAAGTTTTACAAACAAACACTAGAATCACAGGTCACTTGGGTTAACAACATATTCTTTGTCTTTGCTTCTTTTATTGATACGAGAATATTGGCTTCGAATCCTGATTTTTCTCTCGTCAAATTTCACGAAGCTGTAAAAGACCTCACCTTTAATCTAATTAATGGCATACCTAGTAGTGTGAACAGTTCAATCATGATCAGAGCAAGCATTACTTCTAGGTTGCTTCTCACTTTCTTGGGCTACAGTATTTCGGGTACCTTTCTGGCTGCATTTATTTCGAACTCCAATCTTACGGCTTCACGTACTGGAAGGGATATGTTGAGAGTCTTGAAAGAAATGGGGGCTATTTGTAAAGTTATCACTGTCATTGGAATTGAATTGGTACTTTTTCCCATATTTTGtggattattattagaCTTCTCATTATTGCCATTATTTGAAACGGCTTCAATTGCTGACCAAGTCAATTTTGCTGTCAAATACCCGGTTATTAGTACAATACTTCATTGGGCTTTGGGAACATGTTATATGTTCATTTTTGCAATGTTTGTATCCCTTTGTCGCAAAATCATGAGACCTGGAGTGCTCTATTTTGTTCGGGATCCTAACGACCCTAATTTCCACCCCATCAAAGATGTTCTTGATAGGGGATTAATGTCACAATTGGCAAAAATTGGGCTCTCTGCTTTGATTTATGGTGCATTGATAGTTCTTTGTCTAGGAGGAGTGATTTATACCTTGAGATACTTGAACGTCGAATTCCTCCCCGTTTCATTTGTATCGACTACTCGGGAGCATATTGTGATAATGATACCATTTTGCGCTGCCTATTTCCTTACGCTCCCTATCTTTATCCGAACCGTTAGAAATTTGAGTGTGATGCGCAAGATATGGGCATACGCTTTCGAATCATCCTGTTCGTATTTACGATTATCATCCTTCATACTCAACAAACCTGTCCCTCAAGAGCAAGGCACAGTTCATTATGGAAGTATTGCAGCTTGGTTTATGTCCAGTAAACCAGACTACTCCCGACCAGTTACTATAGATGACATTGCGAAGAATGGTAAATGGGATGGGGCATACTTTGTGAAGGATGGTGGATTTGTTCGCGCACCAGATACTGACAGCATCTCctccaaaaagaaactgaaCCTCTTTATACCGGTAACTAAGGACGATGTAAGATTGGATGGAGTCGAAGAGGGATCAGAATCCAACGAACTGGAAAAATATTCCGTAGTGTACAGACCGCCGCACTTCAGGATTAGAATTGCTCTTTTGCTTTGCTGTATTTGGGGATATGGTGCATTAGTTGTTATGAGTATGATCCTTATTCCCATCTATACAGGGCATGTTATGTCACAATTTTTATTGCACCCTATTTTTAAAGATATGTGTGACGTTTTTCAATTTATTTTGGGATCTATCCCACtgttcattttgttttatacAGCTGACAACTGGGACCGCGTAAAGGAAAAGTTCCTAAACGAATATAATCAGCTCCGACAGTCACCGCTCGCGTCATCAGAAGCTGCGTCTGGAATTGTTCATTTGTTTAAGCTTCTGTTTAGTATCTTGGTATGCTTAGTAGTTCCTACAGCTATTGGTGGCATCCTTGATCTATAcatatcatcaccactatATCATGTTCTCTCGTCAGAGATTGTTTATTCTAAGTCTATGTTGACGAAGTTCATAAGTGGTGTACTTTCTATCTTATTGGCAAAGAATGTTGTGATGCAACACGCACCAAACTCGTCATTGGCACGTAGTTTTAGAGCGCTGTCCGAAAATGGGTGGATTGGTTACCAGAATCCGATGGCCGCTACTAAGTTACTACTGCCGTTAATGTCGATTCTGGGTTTGGCTGCTATTTGCCCTCCCTTTTTATGTTGGGCATTGCTTAAAATCTGGTATCATGACGTCTCACCAGAAACACAGGCTCGGATGTACGTGTTCTGCTATCCAGTGCTTGTCGTTTGGATCGCCCTTGATCTAGCGATTTATAGCGTTAGAACGGCAATAAAATTATGGGTTACGAAGGCCCgtgatgatatttatttagttAGTCGCCAATTGGAGAACTTAGAGCATTAG